Proteins found in one Erythrobacter sp. KY5 genomic segment:
- a CDS encoding cupin domain-containing protein, producing the protein MPKLDLEAIPQTNATGYPPPFDAEVEGRWYRRLAPAAGLTQMGASHVELKPGAYSSQRHWHRVEDELVIMLSGEAVLIEDEGETVVRAGDVLSFAAGVANGHRLHNRSDTSCFFVAISAGDADADSGEYPDIDMVFDAEGYARKDGLRYDARRTA; encoded by the coding sequence ATGCCCAAGCTCGATCTTGAAGCGATCCCGCAAACCAACGCAACAGGCTATCCGCCGCCCTTCGATGCGGAGGTCGAAGGGCGCTGGTATCGCAGGCTCGCACCGGCGGCGGGGCTTACCCAGATGGGCGCGAGCCATGTCGAGCTCAAACCCGGCGCCTATTCCTCGCAGCGGCACTGGCACCGCGTCGAGGACGAGCTGGTGATCATGCTGTCGGGCGAAGCGGTACTGATCGAAGACGAGGGCGAAACCGTGGTCAGGGCGGGCGACGTGCTGTCCTTCGCGGCGGGTGTTGCCAACGGCCACCGGCTTCACAATCGCAGCGACACGTCGTGCTTCTTCGTAGCCATCTCGGCAGGCGATGCCGATGCGGATTCTGGCGAGTATCCCGATATCGACATGGTGTTCGACGCCGAGGGTTACGCGCGCAAGGACGGCTTACGATACGATGCCCGGCGCACTGCGTGA
- the rpmH gene encoding 50S ribosomal protein L34, translating to MKRTFQPSNLVRARRHGFFARKATPGGRKVIRARRRRGRKKLSA from the coding sequence ATGAAGCGGACTTTCCAGCCCAGCAATCTCGTGCGTGCCCGTCGGCACGGTTTCTTTGCGCGCAAGGCAACCCCGGGCGGCCGCAAGGTCATCCGTGCACGCCGCCGGCGCGGTCGCAAGAAGCTCAGCGCTTAA
- the rnpA gene encoding ribonuclease P protein component translates to MPTVITRRADFVAANKGLRNAKPGFVLLTRPNDGEGMRYGITVTKKIGNAVVRNRMKRRFRELLRAALPEGGLANHDHVLIGRSGGVERDYSTMVEELHAALNRAQEGKGDTPRGRRPRRGNKRR, encoded by the coding sequence ATGCCCACCGTAATCACCAGACGCGCTGACTTTGTCGCGGCCAATAAAGGTTTGCGAAACGCCAAGCCGGGATTCGTGCTTTTGACGCGTCCGAACGATGGCGAGGGCATGCGCTACGGCATCACGGTCACGAAGAAGATCGGCAATGCGGTGGTTCGCAACCGGATGAAGCGGCGCTTTCGCGAGCTTCTTCGTGCCGCACTTCCTGAAGGCGGGCTTGCGAATCACGACCATGTTCTGATCGGGCGTTCTGGCGGGGTTGAGCGCGACTATTCAACAATGGTCGAGGAGCTTCACGCAGCGCTGAACCGGGCACAGGAGGGCAAAGGCGATACGCCGCGTGGCCGCCGACCCCGACGCGGGAATAAGCGCAGATGA
- a CDS encoding glutathione S-transferase family protein, which translates to MKLIIGNKNYSSWSLRGWLAAKQSGLSFEEITVPILGEHWQEKKQSDDFQPSSGKVPILWDGDNVIWDSLAIMEYMSDKVGRDRFWPKDEAARGMARSMVAEMHSSYASLRGEMPMNVRRRIKLENVSDQTKSEVVRILQLWAEARARHGNAGPFLFGTFGAADIFYAPVVSRFFTYGIGVPGFAQSYMQAIWEHDWMQAWVGASEDEQWVIEQYETVG; encoded by the coding sequence ATGAAACTCATCATCGGAAACAAGAACTACTCAAGCTGGTCGCTGCGCGGCTGGCTCGCGGCCAAGCAATCGGGTTTGAGCTTTGAAGAGATCACCGTCCCGATCCTGGGCGAGCACTGGCAGGAAAAGAAGCAGTCGGACGACTTCCAGCCCTCCAGCGGCAAGGTCCCGATCCTGTGGGACGGCGACAATGTCATCTGGGACAGCCTGGCGATCATGGAGTACATGTCCGACAAGGTCGGGCGCGACCGCTTCTGGCCCAAGGATGAGGCAGCGCGGGGCATGGCGCGTTCGATGGTCGCTGAGATGCACTCCTCCTACGCCTCGCTGCGCGGCGAAATGCCGATGAATGTGCGCCGCCGGATCAAGCTCGAAAACGTGTCGGACCAGACCAAGAGCGAAGTCGTGCGCATCCTCCAGCTCTGGGCCGAAGCGCGCGCCCGCCATGGCAATGCCGGGCCGTTCCTGTTCGGCACATTCGGCGCGGCCGACATCTTCTACGCTCCGGTCGTCTCGCGCTTCTTCACCTACGGCATCGGCGTGCCCGGCTTTGCGCAAAGTTACATGCAGGCAATCTGGGAGCATGACTGGATGCAGGCATGGGTTGGCGCTTCGGAAGACGAGCAATGGGTTATCGAGCAGTACGAGACCGTGGGATGA
- a CDS encoding thermonuclease family protein, protein MREMSFIFAILAASSPIGVCPSSGVRITCVHDGDSFIVERERIRIADIDTPELDGACESERRLAIRARDTLVNLLNSERHNIVRQGTDRYGRTLAIVTNSRGSIGDQMVSAGVARTWSGRREPWC, encoded by the coding sequence ATGCGAGAGATGAGCTTCATTTTTGCCATCCTCGCAGCCAGCTCGCCTATTGGGGTTTGCCCATCCTCGGGGGTCAGGATCACGTGCGTACACGATGGTGACAGCTTTATCGTTGAGCGCGAGCGGATACGCATCGCCGACATCGATACGCCAGAACTCGACGGGGCCTGTGAGAGCGAACGGCGCCTGGCGATCCGCGCCCGTGACACGCTGGTGAACTTATTGAATTCGGAGCGCCACAACATCGTCCGCCAAGGCACCGATAGGTATGGTCGGACGCTTGCCATAGTTACGAACTCCCGCGGATCGATTGGCGACCAGATGGTAAGTGCTGGTGTGGCTCGGACTTGGTCGGGTCGTCGAGAGCCATGGTGCTAG
- the yihA gene encoding ribosome biogenesis GTP-binding protein YihA/YsxC: MTFEEQQREIQRRERAASRLFSGRVDFLLSAPQLKFLPDPICPEIAFCGRSNVGKSSLLNALTGRKSIARASVTPGRTQELNFFDVGGEPGGQPLFRLVDMPGYGFAKAPVKVVDRWKNLVKSYLRGRAVLARNLVLIDSRHGLKDVDRDMMKMLDEAAVGYRVVLTKTDKIKASELERVANAVADEARKHVAAFPELHLTSSEKGMGIEALRAALVADALGESWFDAG; this comes from the coding sequence ATGACGTTCGAAGAACAGCAGCGCGAAATCCAGCGCCGCGAACGCGCCGCATCGCGCCTGTTCTCAGGCCGGGTCGACTTCCTGCTGTCCGCGCCGCAGCTCAAATTCCTGCCCGACCCGATCTGCCCGGAGATCGCCTTTTGCGGGCGTTCGAATGTCGGCAAGAGCTCGCTTCTCAATGCCTTGACGGGTCGTAAGTCGATCGCGCGCGCATCGGTGACGCCGGGGCGCACGCAGGAGCTGAATTTCTTCGATGTCGGCGGTGAGCCGGGTGGCCAGCCCTTGTTCCGCCTCGTCGACATGCCCGGCTACGGATTTGCCAAGGCCCCGGTCAAAGTGGTCGACCGCTGGAAGAACCTCGTCAAAAGCTACCTGCGCGGACGTGCGGTGCTGGCGCGCAATCTCGTGCTCATCGACAGCCGTCATGGCCTCAAGGACGTTGACCGCGACATGATGAAAATGCTCGACGAGGCAGCCGTCGGCTATCGCGTCGTCCTGACCAAGACCGACAAGATCAAGGCAAGCGAGCTTGAGCGCGTGGCGAACGCAGTCGCCGACGAAGCGCGAAAGCACGTCGCCGCTTTTCCCGAACTCCACCTCACCAGCAGTGAAAAAGGCATGGGCATCGAAGCGCTCAGGGCCGCGCTTGTCGCAGATGCGCTGGGCGAGAGCTGGTTCGATGCTGGTTGA
- the yidD gene encoding membrane protein insertion efficiency factor YidD, which produces MKHVLIFIARFWQLGPSRILPPTCRYSPSCSQYAIEALGKYGALKGGWLAAKRLGRCHPWGGHGHDPVP; this is translated from the coding sequence ATGAAGCATGTGCTTATCTTCATTGCACGTTTCTGGCAGCTTGGCCCGTCGCGGATATTGCCGCCCACTTGCCGCTATTCCCCCTCTTGCAGCCAATATGCGATTGAGGCTTTAGGTAAATATGGCGCTCTCAAGGGTGGATGGCTCGCCGCAAAGCGGCTAGGGCGCTGCCATCCATGGGGAGGTCACGGTCATGATCCGGTTCCATGA
- a CDS encoding S1/P1 nuclease, whose product MRHVILALCAIALMLPTPASAWGFYAHRKTAEIAEANLSPRSQAKLRALFAAEELIGTPDCGLSNLRDASVWPDCIRRDFWRWGYTAAWHYRTAPICEAFNPRANCPGGACVTGQIERAHRVLADESLPANVRLEALAFMVHFAGDVHMPLHSGDKSDRGGNDREADYGIVPSLNLHWIWDGPLAERAISDPADPVVRRYSVAERAELGGGNPDEWGRESWEISRVFVYPTAFDTDDVCGTDLPMKTALTQDDIVRGVPIAKRRVQQAGIRIAQLIESAFEPGPLPEPERR is encoded by the coding sequence ATGAGGCACGTAATCCTGGCCCTGTGCGCGATTGCGCTGATGCTGCCTACACCGGCGAGTGCCTGGGGTTTCTACGCGCACCGCAAGACGGCGGAGATTGCAGAGGCGAACCTCTCGCCCCGGTCGCAAGCGAAGCTGCGCGCGCTGTTTGCGGCGGAAGAGCTGATCGGAACGCCCGATTGCGGCCTGTCGAACCTGCGCGATGCGAGCGTTTGGCCCGACTGTATCCGCCGCGACTTCTGGCGCTGGGGCTACACGGCTGCCTGGCATTACCGAACCGCGCCGATCTGCGAGGCCTTCAACCCGCGAGCGAACTGTCCGGGCGGCGCCTGCGTAACCGGGCAGATCGAGCGCGCGCACCGCGTGCTTGCCGATGAGAGCCTGCCTGCCAATGTGCGCCTCGAAGCGCTTGCCTTCATGGTCCACTTCGCAGGCGATGTGCACATGCCGCTTCATTCGGGCGACAAGAGCGATCGCGGCGGCAACGACCGCGAGGCCGACTATGGCATCGTGCCGAGCCTCAACCTGCACTGGATCTGGGACGGGCCACTTGCCGAGCGCGCAATCAGCGACCCCGCCGATCCCGTGGTGCGCCGATACAGCGTGGCCGAGCGCGCCGAACTGGGCGGCGGCAATCCTGATGAATGGGGGCGTGAAAGCTGGGAAATCTCACGCGTCTTCGTCTATCCGACCGCCTTCGATACCGATGATGTCTGCGGGACCGATCTGCCGATGAAAACCGCGCTCACACAGGACGATATCGTGCGCGGTGTGCCTATCGCGAAGCGCCGCGTCCAACAGGCCGGCATCCGCATCGCGCAGCTTATCGAAAGCGCTTTCGAACCCGGTCCTCTGCCGGAGCCCGAGCGCCGTTAG
- a CDS encoding low specificity L-threonine aldolase, with amino-acid sequence MRTDRRTVLTGPAAFAAAPLAGAMLAPSQASAQSASRAVFLANDTAFKEPEEFARELSALTSRYNGALDIYMEGGAVGELEQAFASLLGKEACVFLPTGTLANHLAVKTLCGPNPRALCLHDSHVFRDENDSLPTLGEIALVPFPKGRIAPTTADLDEAFDIATRGPRPVSIGAISLESPIRRIDGQMIPFADIERIAAKAREYGTRLHLDGARLLLAPPGFDFAGYVAPFDTVYVSLYKYLGAPFGAVLAGSAGHIETIRRQAAIYGSTLFNGWVAALPALDGLKSFRQDYEAAWTRGEELLSAISASGYSLRAPVGGMGTNVHHILMSEDQAKAILTRAAAREIYFHEWSNGALPVQINTSILNQPLDDIASIFAG; translated from the coding sequence ATGCGAACCGACAGACGTACGGTTCTTACCGGCCCCGCCGCCTTTGCCGCTGCTCCACTTGCCGGCGCGATGCTCGCTCCATCGCAGGCGTCAGCTCAATCGGCGAGCCGCGCAGTATTTCTCGCCAACGACACCGCCTTCAAGGAGCCGGAGGAATTCGCGCGCGAGCTTTCAGCGCTCACTTCGCGGTATAATGGTGCGCTCGATATCTACATGGAGGGCGGCGCGGTTGGCGAGCTCGAACAGGCCTTTGCCTCATTGCTTGGCAAAGAGGCCTGCGTGTTTCTGCCGACAGGGACGCTGGCCAACCACCTCGCCGTCAAGACACTGTGCGGGCCCAATCCCCGCGCGCTCTGCCTCCATGACAGTCATGTATTTCGCGATGAAAACGATTCCCTGCCAACACTTGGAGAGATAGCGCTCGTACCTTTTCCCAAGGGCCGCATCGCACCCACCACAGCAGATTTGGACGAAGCGTTTGACATCGCGACACGCGGCCCTCGCCCGGTTTCCATAGGCGCGATCTCGCTCGAAAGTCCGATCCGGCGGATTGATGGGCAGATGATCCCGTTCGCCGACATTGAACGTATCGCAGCGAAAGCGCGCGAATACGGCACGCGGCTGCATCTCGACGGGGCGCGGCTCTTGCTTGCTCCGCCAGGCTTTGATTTCGCAGGCTATGTCGCTCCTTTCGATACGGTCTATGTTTCGCTCTACAAATATCTGGGAGCGCCGTTCGGTGCCGTGCTTGCGGGCAGTGCCGGGCACATCGAAACCATTCGCAGGCAAGCTGCGATTTATGGATCGACCCTGTTCAATGGCTGGGTCGCAGCGCTGCCTGCCCTCGATGGATTGAAGAGCTTTCGTCAGGACTACGAAGCGGCATGGACGAGGGGTGAGGAACTGCTCAGCGCAATCTCGGCATCAGGCTATTCGCTTCGAGCGCCGGTTGGCGGCATGGGGACCAACGTGCACCACATCCTGATGAGTGAGGATCAGGCAAAGGCGATCCTGACGCGGGCCGCCGCCCGTGAAATTTACTTTCACGAATGGAGCAACGGCGCCTTGCCGGTCCAGATTAACACGTCGATTCTGAACCAACCGCTTGATGATATTGCGTCGATTTTTGCAGGCTAG
- a CDS encoding MFS transporter, which translates to MAQATVAAQPTAHAGSDGFGTPGYRAYVLTALLIVYIFNFIDRTIVNILTEPIKLTFGLEDWQMGLLGGPAFAFLYTFLGIPIARAAERYNRVVIIAAAVAIWSLFTALCGFAASFLMLFLFRVGVSIGEAGCTPPAQSLIADYFKPSSRATAVSIYALGVPLGGMLASLFGGQLAGLDGAEFGAWINSIGLGGLFGDLDWSTVEGWRIAFVVVGLPGILLAFVVWRSITEPPRGYTDPAALQGLEKASFGEALKVLMKKPAYVHVVVGATIASFVGYGVAQFTTSFLIRTHGLTIQDASLLFGIILGLMAAIGVFGSGWLSDKLASRYPTALSWLPAVGMGLSVPLYAFGYLMDNLWLAMPALMAAATLHYAYLGPMYAVSGGVVDSRMRATAVAITLFVVNLIGYGLGPLLIGILSTVLKTMFLDGYGLALTLEACKPLIALAPEARAALSGGELQALEACTTSEAEGLQWSIVIFVCLYGWAALHYLLAGRTLQEDMVGRAG; encoded by the coding sequence ATGGCGCAAGCGACTGTGGCGGCGCAGCCGACGGCTCACGCGGGATCTGATGGTTTCGGGACGCCGGGCTACCGGGCTTATGTGCTGACCGCACTTTTGATCGTCTACATATTCAATTTCATCGATCGCACGATCGTCAACATCCTGACCGAGCCGATCAAGCTCACCTTCGGGCTTGAGGACTGGCAAATGGGCCTTCTCGGCGGTCCGGCCTTCGCGTTTCTCTACACCTTTCTGGGCATCCCGATTGCGCGCGCGGCAGAGCGCTACAACCGCGTTGTAATCATCGCCGCAGCGGTGGCCATCTGGAGCCTGTTCACGGCGCTTTGCGGCTTTGCGGCGTCGTTTCTCATGCTGTTCCTGTTCCGCGTGGGCGTCAGCATCGGCGAGGCGGGTTGCACACCGCCGGCGCAATCGCTGATCGCGGACTATTTCAAGCCATCCAGCCGAGCCACTGCGGTTTCGATCTATGCGCTCGGCGTGCCGCTTGGCGGGATGCTCGCCTCGCTGTTTGGTGGCCAGTTGGCCGGTCTTGACGGAGCCGAGTTCGGAGCGTGGATCAATTCGATCGGGCTGGGCGGATTGTTCGGCGACCTTGACTGGAGCACGGTCGAGGGATGGCGCATCGCCTTCGTCGTCGTCGGCTTGCCCGGCATTCTGCTGGCATTCGTCGTGTGGCGAAGCATTACCGAACCTCCACGCGGATACACCGATCCCGCAGCGTTACAGGGCCTTGAAAAAGCGAGCTTTGGCGAAGCGCTCAAAGTGCTGATGAAGAAGCCCGCCTATGTCCACGTCGTCGTCGGCGCGACGATTGCATCCTTCGTCGGCTATGGTGTCGCGCAGTTCACCACCAGCTTCCTCATTCGTACGCATGGACTGACGATCCAGGACGCATCGCTGCTATTCGGTATCATCCTTGGCCTGATGGCGGCCATTGGCGTCTTTGGTTCAGGCTGGCTGTCGGACAAACTGGCCTCGCGCTATCCTACTGCGCTGTCATGGTTGCCGGCAGTGGGCATGGGCCTTTCCGTGCCGCTCTATGCCTTCGGTTATCTCATGGACAATCTGTGGCTCGCCATGCCCGCGCTGATGGCGGCGGCAACGCTCCACTACGCCTATCTTGGGCCGATGTATGCGGTGTCGGGCGGCGTCGTCGACAGCCGCATGCGGGCAACCGCGGTGGCGATCACGCTGTTTGTCGTGAACCTGATCGGATACGGGCTTGGCCCCTTGCTGATCGGCATTCTGTCGACCGTGCTCAAGACGATGTTCCTCGATGGATATGGTCTGGCGCTAACGCTCGAGGCGTGCAAGCCGCTGATTGCGCTCGCGCCCGAGGCGCGCGCTGCTTTGAGCGGCGGCGAACTTCAGGCGTTGGAGGCTTGCACCACAAGCGAGGCGGAGGGGCTGCAATGGTCGATCGTGATCTTCGTATGCCTCTATGGCTGGGCAGCGCTGCATTACCTGCTAGCCGGTCGCACGCTTCAGGAGGACATGGTGGGGCGCGCAGGATAG
- the yidC gene encoding membrane protein insertase YidC codes for MDNQRNILLAVVLSGLLILGWDIGMRYFYPQSDVPAPSEIMSGAASDPASADPAAPASAGTPGDLGEGDQATGPADLDIELASETRVTIDAPRVAGSINLVGARVDDLVLKDYDETTEDGSDPVRIFAPDRTDEQHFAEFGFVVGGQRMSSRAIWEADGESLTPETPVTLSRTDENGITYRVTFSIDDNYMITAQQTVENGSENAAIVQPFALIKRTSETASPDQFIAHAGPTGVFDGSLYDPNSYDELAELGRDNPAGAVSWLGFTDNYWASALIPGEGQADAAGWRSLGDQLFRADMIYDAQTVPAGGSLTKSTQLFAGAKESAVLDAYEDTGITYFGKAISWGWFEWFEKPLLWLLRTLNGLVGNFGVAIILLTVIIRGLLFPIAQKQFASMAQMKAVQPKMKAIQERYKDDKQTQQQKIMELYKEEKVNPLAGCLPLLIQIPIFFALYKVLYLAIEMRHEPFLYMSDLSAPDPAKILNLFGLLPYDVPGFLGIGILAVLLGVTMWLTFKLNPSAMDPVQQQIFNLMPWFLMFVMAPFAAGLLIYWVTSNLLTLAQQSYLYSRHPQLKAAAEKEKAEMAKKKAREQAEKSEA; via the coding sequence TTGGACAACCAGCGCAACATCCTGCTCGCCGTGGTGCTTTCGGGCCTACTCATTCTCGGATGGGACATCGGCATGCGGTACTTCTACCCGCAATCCGACGTGCCCGCCCCAAGCGAAATCATGTCGGGCGCGGCCAGCGACCCTGCCTCCGCTGATCCGGCGGCTCCTGCGAGTGCGGGCACGCCGGGCGATCTGGGCGAGGGCGATCAGGCTACCGGACCCGCTGATCTCGACATCGAGCTGGCGAGCGAAACGCGCGTCACCATCGATGCGCCACGCGTTGCCGGTTCGATCAACCTCGTCGGCGCGCGCGTCGATGATCTTGTGCTCAAGGATTACGACGAGACAACCGAAGACGGCAGCGATCCAGTGCGCATCTTCGCGCCCGACCGCACGGACGAACAGCATTTCGCCGAATTCGGCTTTGTCGTGGGCGGTCAGCGCATGTCGAGCCGCGCGATCTGGGAAGCCGATGGCGAAAGCCTGACCCCTGAAACGCCGGTCACTCTGTCGCGCACCGATGAGAACGGCATCACCTACCGCGTCACCTTCTCGATCGACGACAATTACATGATCACGGCGCAGCAGACGGTCGAAAACGGTTCGGAAAATGCTGCCATCGTTCAGCCTTTCGCGCTCATCAAGCGCACCAGCGAGACCGCTTCTCCTGACCAGTTCATTGCCCATGCCGGCCCCACCGGCGTGTTCGATGGCTCCCTGTACGACCCCAATTCCTACGATGAGCTCGCCGAGCTTGGCCGCGACAATCCGGCGGGCGCGGTTTCGTGGCTCGGCTTTACCGACAATTATTGGGCGAGCGCCCTGATCCCGGGTGAGGGGCAGGCCGACGCCGCAGGCTGGCGCTCACTGGGCGACCAGCTGTTCCGGGCCGACATGATCTATGATGCCCAGACGGTTCCGGCTGGCGGATCGCTCACCAAGAGCACGCAGCTTTTTGCAGGCGCCAAGGAAAGCGCGGTCCTCGACGCTTATGAAGATACCGGCATCACCTATTTCGGCAAGGCGATCAGCTGGGGCTGGTTCGAATGGTTCGAAAAGCCGCTTTTGTGGCTGCTGCGCACGCTCAACGGCCTCGTCGGCAATTTCGGCGTCGCGATCATTCTCTTGACCGTCATCATCCGCGGTCTGCTGTTCCCGATTGCGCAGAAGCAGTTTGCGTCGATGGCGCAGATGAAGGCCGTCCAGCCCAAGATGAAAGCCATCCAGGAGCGCTACAAGGACGACAAGCAGACCCAGCAGCAAAAGATCATGGAACTGTACAAGGAGGAGAAGGTCAATCCGCTCGCCGGCTGTCTGCCGCTCCTCATCCAGATCCCGATCTTCTTCGCGCTCTACAAGGTGCTCTACCTCGCCATCGAGATGCGGCACGAGCCGTTCCTCTACATGAGCGACCTTTCCGCACCTGACCCGGCGAAGATCCTCAACCTGTTCGGCCTTCTGCCTTACGACGTGCCCGGTTTCCTTGGCATCGGTATTCTTGCCGTGCTTCTGGGTGTGACGATGTGGCTTACCTTCAAACTCAACCCGAGCGCGATGGACCCCGTGCAGCAGCAGATCTTCAACCTGATGCCGTGGTTCCTGATGTTCGTCATGGCACCGTTTGCTGCGGGCCTGCTGATCTACTGGGTTACCTCGAACCTCCTGACGTTGGCTCAGCAAAGCTATCTCTACTCACGTCACCCGCAATTGAAGGCGGCGGCCGAGAAGGAGAAGGCCGAGATGGCGAAAAAGAAGGCCCGCGAGCAGGCCGAGAAGAGCGAGGCTTGA
- a CDS encoding VOC family protein — translation MTLPPFHLAFPVDDLAAARAFYGEMLGCREGRSSDEWIDFDFHGHQIVAHLAPGSSGDRASNHVDGHGVPVPHFGLVLAMDQWEALAERLRAAGTRFVIEPTIRFRGKPGEQATMFLRDPAGNALEFKAFADAGQLFAK, via the coding sequence ATGACATTGCCCCCGTTTCACCTCGCCTTTCCGGTCGATGACCTTGCCGCCGCACGCGCCTTTTATGGCGAGATGCTTGGCTGCCGCGAAGGGCGGTCCTCGGATGAGTGGATCGACTTCGATTTTCACGGGCACCAGATCGTTGCGCACCTTGCGCCGGGCAGTTCAGGCGACCGGGCCAGCAATCACGTCGATGGACATGGCGTGCCCGTTCCGCATTTCGGGCTGGTGCTTGCGATGGACCAGTGGGAGGCGCTCGCGGAGCGGCTGCGCGCGGCGGGCACGCGGTTCGTGATCGAGCCAACGATCCGGTTTCGCGGAAAACCGGGTGAGCAGGCCACGATGTTCCTGCGCGACCCCGCCGGTAACGCGCTCGAATTCAAGGCGTTTGCCGATGCGGGGCAGTTATTCGCGAAATGA
- a CDS encoding alpha/beta hydrolase, with product MKRIAFLLAALQLAMAGLVFATPASAQHSVSPQFGSARTVATESWIEEWDPVARRWVRVEADAGQFDKASMPTITTTIVNGTIVNGQKVAEARSAARYALPATPRTSPRMLAQYGPFVVTSETRVKMVGSTDSSTPRHFDAMMHDFPQLETLEMVEAPGTTNDIANLAVGRRIRAAGLSTHVPRGGSVRSGAVELFLAGVTRQVDDGAQFAVHSWLDNHGREADDFAASDPAHRLYLDYYVEMGMSERRAHEFYAMTNSVPHRTALWLVADDMRFWLRPEQAPQPQIAYLDVTAIDLPLIASAHFALARIDTRLDSPRAFP from the coding sequence ATGAAACGGATTGCCTTTCTGCTCGCCGCTCTTCAGCTGGCCATGGCCGGTCTGGTCTTTGCAACGCCCGCATCGGCGCAGCATTCCGTCTCACCCCAGTTCGGCAGCGCCCGCACGGTGGCGACCGAGAGCTGGATCGAGGAATGGGACCCGGTTGCGCGCAGATGGGTGCGGGTCGAAGCGGACGCCGGGCAATTCGACAAGGCGTCGATGCCCACCATCACTACCACGATCGTGAATGGTACCATTGTAAATGGCCAGAAGGTCGCTGAAGCGCGTTCCGCTGCACGTTATGCTCTTCCAGCGACGCCGCGCACTTCGCCGCGGATGCTTGCGCAGTACGGTCCATTTGTCGTCACCAGCGAGACCCGGGTTAAGATGGTCGGTTCGACCGACAGTTCTACGCCGCGCCATTTCGACGCGATGATGCACGACTTCCCGCAGCTCGAAACGCTTGAGATGGTCGAGGCGCCGGGGACCACCAACGACATCGCCAATCTCGCGGTTGGCCGCCGCATTCGCGCAGCGGGCCTGTCGACCCACGTGCCGCGTGGCGGCTCGGTCCGTTCAGGCGCGGTCGAGCTGTTTCTTGCAGGTGTCACCCGGCAGGTCGATGACGGTGCGCAGTTCGCAGTCCATTCGTGGCTCGACAATCATGGGCGCGAGGCCGACGATTTTGCAGCCAGTGATCCTGCGCACAGGCTCTATCTCGATTACTACGTCGAAATGGGCATGAGCGAACGCCGCGCGCATGAATTCTACGCCATGACAAATTCCGTCCCGCACCGCACCGCGCTCTGGCTCGTCGCTGACGACATGCGCTTCTGGTTGCGCCCCGAGCAGGCACCACAGCCGCAGATCGCCTATCTCGATGTGACCGCAATCGATTTGCCGCTGATCGCAAGTGCGCATTTTGCGCTCGCGCGAATCGACACGCGCCTTGACTCTCCTCGCGCTTTCCCATAG
- a CDS encoding LysE family translocator encodes MDLIGFALAVLLIELTPGPNMGWLVALTLSEGKRSGLAATSGIALGLASNAALSVLAASFILRQSDTIAKAISLAGAAMMAWLAWQAWRDAGESSHAVTPRGAVQRNALAGFGINLLNPKATLFFITVMPQFIAGGRPSYSQGLVMAALSVSVATAVHLALVFGAERTRPLLQSHAGARRVSRLLALLMLGVAGWFAVKAFA; translated from the coding sequence ATGGACCTGATCGGTTTTGCCCTTGCGGTGCTCCTCATTGAGCTGACGCCCGGACCCAACATGGGTTGGCTGGTGGCGCTGACGCTTTCGGAAGGGAAGCGATCGGGCCTGGCCGCGACGTCGGGCATCGCCTTGGGGCTTGCAAGCAACGCCGCGCTGAGCGTGCTGGCGGCGAGTTTTATCCTTCGCCAGAGCGACACTATCGCGAAGGCCATTTCGCTTGCCGGCGCGGCGATGATGGCGTGGCTTGCCTGGCAGGCATGGCGCGATGCGGGGGAGAGCTCACACGCGGTCACGCCTCGCGGCGCGGTGCAGCGCAATGCGCTTGCCGGGTTCGGGATCAACCTGCTCAACCCCAAGGCCACGCTGTTCTTCATCACGGTTATGCCGCAATTCATCGCCGGAGGCAGGCCGAGTTATTCGCAGGGTCTCGTCATGGCTGCCTTGAGCGTTTCGGTCGCGACCGCAGTTCATCTGGCGCTCGTATTCGGAGCGGAGCGCACTCGCCCGCTGCTCCAGTCGCATGCGGGCGCAAGACGTGTGAGCCGCCTTCTCGCGCTGCTGATGCTCGGGGTCGCGGGGTGGTTCGCCGTAAAGGCGTTTGCCTAA